Below is a genomic region from Phycobacter azelaicus.
GCAGCCTCACCGCCGGTGGGGCGTTCGAATTCGACGATGGCAGGCAGTTCGATGTCGACGACCTGGGTCCACATATCGCGCGGAATGTTGAGCTGCGCCGGGGCGGAGGCGCGCTTGGCCTGCATGATCACGCGGTTCAGGACTTCGGCGACACGGGTGGGGTCGCGGACTTCTTCCTGATATGCGACCATATCCTCGAACAGTTTCATCTGTTCGACTTCCTGGAAACCGCCCTGACCGATGGTTTTGTTGGCAGCCTGCGGTGTCACCAGCAAGAGTGGCGTATGGTTCCAATAGGCGGTCTTTACGGCGGTGACGAAATTCGTGATGCCGGGGCCGTTCTGGGCGATCATCATCGACATCTTGCCGGTGGCGCGGGTGTAACCGTCTGCCATCATTCCGGCGCTGCCTTCATGCGCGCAATCCCAGAAGGTGATGCCTGCCTTGGGGAACAGATCGGAAATTGGCATCATGGCCGAGCCGATGATGCCGAAAGCATGCTGAATACCGTGCATTTGCAGGGTTTTTACAAAGGCTTCCTCGGTGGTCATTTTCATGGCGTGTTCTCCTGTGAGACGCAAAGAGGGCCGGGGCCAGGCCGGGCATTGCAAATTGTGTAGGCTGTCGCCCATGTGCGGGTTAGGGCCAGATAGTGTTCCAGATTAGAGCCAGATCGGATTGGCCCTGTGTCACATTTCACGTTGAGGTACATCTTCGGGACAAAAGCGCTCCCTCCCGTCACGTCTGCATCACAGATGCATCGTTCCCGTTGGGCGTAGCGCCGCGCTTTACGCGGCGCTACGCCCAACGCCTTGGAGCGCATCCTCGATGCGTTTCAAGGGGGCGGGAGCGATGCCTGATCGAAAGGTCCTAAGTTTGCTTCAGGCCCTGTGCGAGCAGTGCAAGGCCCGGTTCAATCCGGTTTGCAGGAATGGAAGAATACCCGAGTCGATAAAAGTTGTGCTGACGATGCTCGGGAGAAAAGAATGGCGCACCGGGTTCGATAATGACGCTTTTCTCTTTCAACTGCCGAGCGGCAGCGGCCGTATCGGTGCCGTCCGGTGCACGCATCCAAAGGGACGAGCCCCCGTAGACCCCGCCACCCGAGATGGACAAGCCATGGGTTGCAACAGCCTCTTCGATCACCAGGCGGCGGTTGTGAAGCTCTTTCGCCATGCGGCGAATTTGAGAATCATAGTGTCCTAGAGACAGGAAATAGGCGACCGTGCGCTGCATATGGCCGGGCGGGTGCCTTAAAACGCTTGCTCGCAGGGCTCTGGCTTGCCGGATAAAGCTCTCCGAGCCTACCAGATAGCCAAGCCTCAGCCCCGGAAACAGGGATTTGGAGAAGCTTCCGATATAGATCACACGCCCATCCCTATCGAGGGACTTCAAGGCAGGAGAAGGCGCGCCAAGGAAGGACATCTCAAATTCATAGTCATCCTCTACAATGACCGCATCGATCTCACGGGCGCGGTTCAGCAGTGCCTTGCGCCGTTCCATCGGCATCGTTGCGGTGGTGGGGCTTTGATGGCTGGGGGTGCAGAAGATGACATTGGTATCCTCCGAGATCGCCTCGGGCGGCAGCCCGTCCTTGTCCACCGGGATACAGTCCATCTGGCAGCGCACGTGGCCAAGCTGGTCGCGCAGCGTGTAATAGGTGGGGTCTTCGATCGCCGCCTTCCGTCCGCGGTTCAGTAACAGCTGAATCGCCAGCCACAGGGCATTCTGGGCTCCCAAGGTAATAAGGATCTGTTCTGGCCGGGCAGTGACCCCACGCCGGGGTAGGGTATGGCGTGCAATATACTCGATCAGCAGCGGATCATCCTGATCAAAGTAATCGTTTGTCAGTGCGGAGAAGTCTTTTTGTCCCAGCGCCCGCAAGGCGCACAGGCGCCAGTTTGCATGATCGAACAAGGCCGGATCCGCCTGTCCATAGATGAAGGGGTAACGATAGCTGCGCCAGTCGTGCGGCTTGCGCGGTGTGTCACCGCCGGTGAAGCCGCGCACGATGGCCTGCGACCAGTCCACGGAGTCGCCTGCGCTTTGCGAGGGCGCGTAGCTGGGCGGGATCGGGGCATTTTCCGAAACATAATAGCCCGAGCGCCCACGCGATGTGAGGTAATCATTTGCCAACAGTTCTGTATAGGCCAGCGTCACGGTAATGCGGCTTATGCCTAGGTGGCTGGCTAGTTTTCGTGAAGACGGCAGTTTCTCTCCGACCCGAAATCGCCCTGACAACACGCCCTCCGCGATCATCTCCTGGATCTGTGCCTGCAGGGTTCCCTGGGCATCCGGGTTGAGAAAGAAGGTATCGACGGAAATAGCCATGGCGTGACAGTAGGCTGGCCTTAGGGGGAGCGCAATCTGGACTTAACTGGGGTGCAGGAAATTTCGGTTGACCGCACAAAATAAACCATATAACTAGAAATATAGTTATATGGAGTCGTGATATGCAGTGGGAAGAAGCAGCAGGCGGTTTTGCGGCCATGGGATCCGAAGCGCGGCTGAAGGTATTGCGTTGCCTGATCCGGGCGGGTCATGCGGGACTTATGGTTCAGGACATTCAAGAGCGCACCGGCATCGCACCTTCGACGTTGGCGCATCATTTGAAGTTCCTGTCAGGGGCTGGGGTCGTGGTGCAGGAAAAGATGGGGCGGGCGACCCTCAATCGGGCCGATTTCAACCGCCTGCGGGATTTGGCGGATTTTATTCTCAGCGAATGCTGCTCGGATCAACAAAGGGAGGCCGCAAACGATGGCTGATCTTACTCAGAACCCAACGGTCTCGCGCCAAGCGCTGCGTTGGATAAAAACACCTTGGACCGTAAGCGCTGTTCTGCTCCTTGCTGTGGCGCTGCTGCATCCGGAAAACATTGAGACGGTGGTGCTGTTCGCTGTAAATGCACTTCTGCATACGGGGCGCTATATCCTGTTTGCAGTCCTTTTGCTGTCTTATCTCAAGGCCACGGGGGCCGAGACGATGGTGGCTCGGGCCTTTGAAGGGCGTGAGGTGCGGATGATCCTATTGGCTGCCGTTTTCGGCGGTTTGGCGCCCTTCTGTTCCTGTGAAGTGATCCCCTTCATTGCAGGGTTGTTGGCGCTGGGCGCGCCTTTATCGGCTGTCATGGCCTTCTGGCTGTCCTCTCCCTTGATCGATCCTCCAACGCTGTTGATCACCGCCGGCGCGCTGGGATGGCCCTTTGCTTTCGGCAAAGCGGTTGCTGCCGTGGGGCTGGGGCTATTTGGAGGATTTGCCATCAAGGCGCTGATGGGGCGCGGTGTTTTTGCAAATCCGCTGAAACAGGTGCAGAAATCCAGCTGCTGCGGATGCGGTGCGCCAAAACTGGACTCAAAGCCGGTCTGGGCGTTCTGGCGTGAGGCAGAGCGGCGGCAGACGTTCCGGGCCGAGTTTGTAACGAACGGCCTGTTCCTGCTGAAATGGCTTGCACTGGCTTATGTTCTGGAGGCGCTGCTGGTTTCGTATGTCCCCGCAGAAACCATTGCCGGGATCGTCGGTGGAGAGGGTGTCGGGACGATTGCCATCGCAGCCCTTGTGGGGATGCCTGCCTATTTGAACTCCTACGTGGCACCGCCTTTGCTGGCGGGGCTGATGGAGCAGGGCATGAGCGCAGGCGCGGCCATGGCCTTCATGATTGCGGGCGCAGTCAGTTCGATCCCGGCCATGGCAGCAGTCTGGTCCTTGGTGAAGCCGCAGGTCTTTGCCACGTACCTGGCACTTGGTGTCAGCGGCGCGATCCTGTCGGGTATCCTGTTTCAGATGCTTTGAAAGGAGCAGGCGGGGGCACTCCCGCCCGGATCGGGGCAATCTTCAGACTGCCCCTCTCCCGTTGGGCTTGGCGCCGCGCTGACGCGCGGCGGTGGGTTAGCGATATGCCATGAATTCAAGGTTTGCCTGAACCGTCGGCCAGTCGGCGGCGGTGACTGAGTAGACAGCCGTGTCGCGTATGGTGCCGTTTGGAAGGATCATATGGGCGCGCAGGATGCCGTCGAGTCGCGCGCCGAGTCGTTCGATGGCTGCGCGGCTTTGCCGGTTCAGGCGATGGGTGCGGAACTCCACCGCGATGGCATCGCAAGCCCCAAAGGCGTGCGGTAGCATCAAAAGCTTGCAGGCAGTGTTGAGGCCGGTGCGCTGCACGGATTGGCGATACCAGGTGGAGCCGATTTCGACCCGCCGGTTGCCGTGGTCGATGTTCATATAGGTCGTCATGCCGACGGCACGCCCCGCAGAGTCGAGGACTGCGAAGGGGACCATCGCGCCTGCATCCAGCAGCCCAAGGCGACGGTCGATCTCGGCTGGAACCTGCTCAGGTGTCGGGACCGATGTGTACCAAAGCCGGTGCAGATCCCCGTCTGCCGCAGCCTCTGACAGATCTGCAGCATGGCTCTGGGCGAGCGGGACCAGTGACACGGTGCGTGAGTGCAGTTCGGTTGGTGTCATCCAAAGGTCGATGGGCATGGGCGCGGTCCTTGATTCTGTCCTGGGCACAGAGAAAACAAGAAAGGCGGCCCTGTGATAAGAGCCGCCTTTTGGCAATTTTGCCAGACCAGTTCGGGGTTCAGCCAAACACCTTGGTCAGGGCCACATCCACCGCATTGGTGATAGCGTCGATATCCTCGGCCGTGGCGATCAGCGCGGGGCTGAAGCAAAGGGTATTGTTCTTGCCGGGTACGGAGCGGTTGGTGACGCCGATGATAACGCCCTGGGCGCCGACTTCGGCAACAACGGCCTGCGCCTGCTTTTCGTCCACCGGCTCTTTGGTTTCGCGGTCAGTGACCAGTTCGGCGCCGAGGAACAGTCCCTTGCCGCGCACATCGCCAATTACGGAGTGCTTTTCCTGCAGCGCCTTGAGGTTGGACATCATCCGCTCGCCCATGGCGGTGCAGTTTTCCAAAAGACCCTCGTCCTCGATGATCTGCATGTTCACCAGTGCGGCCGCAGGGCCAGCGGTACAGCCACCAAAGGTGGAGATGTCGCGGAAGTAGTTTAGCGGGTCCGCGGCATCGTCCTTGAACATCTCAAAGACCTCTTCGGTGGTGACCATGCAGGCGATTGCCGCATAGCCGGAGGCAACACCCTTGGCCATGGTAACGAAGTCGGGCTGGATACCGTAGTGCTGATAGCCGAACCAGGTGCCGGTGCGCCCGATTCCGCAGACCACTTCGTCGATATGAAGGAGGATGTCATACTGTTTGCAGATCTCCTGCACGCGCTCCCAATAGCCCTCGGGTGCCTCGATCACGCCGCCACCGGCGGTGACGGGCTCAAGGCAGAGCGCGCCGACGGTATCCGGGCCTTCGCGCAGGATGACCTCTTCGATCAGATTGGCAGCGGCGATGCCGAATTCACGGCCCGAGAGGTGCTCAAGGCCCAGCTCGTGCTTGCGGTATTCCATGCAATGGGGCACGCGCACGAAGCCGGGCGCGAAGGGGCCGTACTGCGCGTTGCGCTCGTCCTGGCCACCGGCTGACATCGCCGCAAGGGTAGAGCCGTGGTAGTCGCGATCACGGTAAAGGATCTTGTTCTTCTTACCGCCATATTTCTTGTGCGCGATCTGGCGCACCATCTTGAAGGCCTTCTCGTTCGCCTCAGAGCCGGAGTTGCAGTAGTATACGCGACTCATGCCGGGCATCTTCTCGATCAGCTTTTCCGCATAGAGCGAGCCGGGGATGGAGCCAGCGGACTGGGCAAAATAGCAAAGCTTCATCAGCTGGTCATAGACCGCCTTGCAGATTTCCTCGCGGCCATAACCGACGTTGACGGTCCAGACGCCGCCAGAGACAGCATCCAGCCATTCCTTGCCGTTCTGGTCCCAGACCCGCATGCCCTTGCCTTCGACAATGATGCGCGGATCGGTGGTTTCAAAGGGTTTATGCTGAATCAGGTGGTGCCAGACATGCGCCTTGTCTGCGTCCACGACGCGGCTGAGATCGTTTTCGTTGAACGTGCCGTCCATGACATGTCCTTTCATTTATTGTTCTTGAGGTCTGAGTCGCGGCCGGGCGGTCAGACTGGCCTGAGACTGACGAAACGCCAATTTGATCAACTCTAGTAGGTCCAGATGATACCCGCCTTTGTGGCCAGTGCATGCGCGAACCGTGCCGTGGATTCCCCCACCAATTGCAAGGTGTTGTTTTGCTGCGGAAAACAGGTGTTTGGATGTGGACAGAACAGGGCCAATATTCGCCTGACTTGGTGCGCTGCTTGTCGTTTGCTCCAAAAATGGGCGCTCAACTCGCCATTTTTTGTCGCTGTGCAGCCTGCGCGCCTCTGCTCACGTGGAGGCGGACCAGAAAGATCGCTTGTTCTTTTTGCGGGCAATTGAGATCGATCCCTTCATTTTCGATAGTCTCGAGGAAACACGAGGCTGGAGAGCGCTGTGGTAGAGTATAACCTGATGGTGGCTCCGAATGGGGCGCGGCGCGGCAAACCAGATCACGCGGCCCTTCCGGTGACGCTAGAGGACACGGTAAAGACTGCCGCCGCGTGTCATGCGCTGGGCGCAGCGGCGTTGCATTTGCATGTTCGTGACGATGACGGGCGTCATTCCCTTGATGCGGGCCGATACCGCGAAGCTTTGCAGGCGCTTGGTCGTGCTGTCCCTGAAATGGCGGTTCAGATCACGACCGAGAGTGCCGGTGTATATGCGCCCGAGGACCAGCTTAATTGCCTTGAGCAGTTGCGCCCAAAGGCGGCCTCGGTCTCGGTGCGGGAGATGGCGCGGGATGAAAAGATCGCGGCGCGGGCCTATGCGCTGTGCCGTGAGGCGCGCACGCAGGTCCAGCACATTCTCTACGGGTTCTCCTGCGTTCAGCAACTGAAAGCCTGGTACAAGGATGGCACCGTTCCCAGTGATATGCGCGATGCGATCTTTGTTCTGGGGCAATACGGGCCGCCGGTACTGGCCGAACCTGAGCATCTGCCTGGCTTTCTAAATGCAACCGCAGATCTGGGCCTGAATTGGACCGTCTGCGCATTTGGCCGCAAGGAACATGCCTGCCTGCTCGCGGCCGTTGCCGCCGGAGGGAATGTGCGCCTAGGATTTGAAAACAACGTTGAGACGCCGGACGGTGCGCTGCTGAAAGACAATGCAGCCTCGGTCGCGGCCTTTGTAACAGCCGCGAAAGCCGCGGGTCACAGCCTCAAGGAGGGCTGAGCATGTCGCATGTATTTCCCCGTCACACCAAGGCGCAACTGCCGACCGCCATTGGCGGCGAGGGCTGCTATCTGATCGATTCCACCGGCAAGCGCTACTTCGATGGTTCGGGCGGCGCGGCGGTGTCATGCCTTGGGCATTCCGACGCTGCGGTGATTTCGGCGGTACAGGAGCAGGTTGGCAAACTGGCCTTCGCCCATACCGGCTTCATGACATCCGAACCGGCCGAAGCGCTTGCGGACCTTTTGATCGCGAATGCTCCGGGCGATCTGGATCGGGTCTATTTCGTCTCGGGCGGCTCGGAAGCCACCGAGGCCGCGATCAAACTGGCGCGTCAGTATTTTCTTGAAAAAGGAGAGCCAGGCCGGCGTCACCTGATCGCGCGGCGGCAGAGCTATCACGGCAATACTCTAGGGGCGCTGGCGGCGGGGGGGAATGCCTGGCGGCGCCAGCAGTTCGACCCGCTTTTGATCGGGGTCTCGCACATCGCGCCTTGTTACGAGTATGTGGACCGCGCCGAGGGTGAGAGCAGTTTCGACTACGGCCAGCGGGTCGCAAATGAGCTTGAAGCCGAAATTTTGCGTCTTGGACCAGAGACCGTCATGGCCTTCATGGCCGAGCCAGTGGTCGGGGCGACCTCCGGCGCCGTGCCAGCGGTCGAGGGCTACTTCAAGCGCATCCGCGAGATTTGTGACCAATACGGCGTGCTGCTGATCCTGGACGAGGTGATGTGCGGCATGGGTCGCACCGGCCATCTGTTCGCCTGTGACGCGGACGGGGTGGCCCCCGATATCCTCTGCATCGCCAAGGGGCTGGGGGCCGGCTACCAGCCGATCGGGGCGATGCTCTGCACTCGGCAGATTTATGAAGCAATCGAGGGCGGCAGCGGCTTCTTCCAGCACGGCCACACCTATATTGGCCACCCTGTTGCGACCGCCGCCGGACTGGCCGTGGCGAACCAAATGCTTGAGCGGGATCTGATCGCGCGCTGCGCGGCAATGGGCGAGCGTCTTCAGTCGGCCCTAGAGGACCGCTTTGGCCAACATGCCCATGTGGGGGATATCCGCGGCCGAGGCTTGTTCCGCGGTATCGAACTGGTTCAGGATCGCGACAGCAAAGCCCCCTTTGATCCTGCTCGGGGTCTGGCAGCAAAGATCAAGAAAGCCGCCTTCGAGGCGGGTTTGATCTGCTACCCGATGTCAGGCACCCGCGACGGTCGAAACGGAGACCACATCCTGCTGGCGCCGCCCTTCATTATTTCCGATGATCAAATCACCGAAGTGATCGACAAGCTGGAAACCGCTATCAACGCGTCGTTGCCTCAAGGTTGACCCCTGTACGCGCCGGTTTCTGGTGCAGATGCCGGTTGTCCGGAAAAGGTATCGAGGCGTCAGGCCACAAGCAGCTTGAGGCCCTGCGTGACGTCTGACCGGACTGCCAGTCTCAAACCCGGCTCGTCTCCGGCCTTCAAAGCGGCAATGATAAGTTTATGGTTCTGGGGTGGTTCGGTTCGGCGCAGGCGTCCGTAAAGCGCGCGCATCGTCGGCCCCAGCTGCAGCCAGACCGTTTCCGCCATGGCCAGCATCGCGGGCGCCTGGGCGCGCAGGTAAAGCGTGCGGTGAAACTCCAGGTTGGTCCGAATGTATCCAACGGCGTCACGTTTTGAGACCATTTCCGCGACGGTTGCATTTATCGCCTGCAACCTGTCGATCAGCGCCATATGGGCGCGGGGCAGGGCGCGACTGGACAGCTCAACCTCAAGAAGCGATCTGAGCGCTGCCAGTTCTTCAATCCGCTCGTTGCTTAGTTCAGGTGTGGAGACCCGCCCCGAGGACGACAGGAACAGCGCCCCTTCCGCCACAAGGCGGCGCACCGCTTCCCGTGCCGGGGTCATCGAGACATCGAACTCATGGCCGATTCCACGCAGGGTCAGCGCTTCACCCGGAGCGATCTCGCCATGCATGATGCGCGTGCGTAAAGTCCGGTAGACGCGGTCATGCGCAGAGGACAGCTGTTCGGATGTGGAGCGGGTGGACAAGGTCATGAGTTCTTGTGATCACAAAAAGCGCCAAGGTCAATGTGCCATGATTAAGCAGACCTGTTCTCGGAAGCTTGGGAATCAGTCTGTGAAAATATAGCGGTGCAACTGACTTCCGTTCTTGCGCAGCCAGTCCCGTGGCGCCCGATAGTCGCCATATAGCGTGTGAACCAGTGACCAGAAGGCGGGCGCATGATTCATCTCTTGCAGGTGTGCGACTTCATGGGCCGCGACATAGCGGAGCACCTCTGGCGGCGCCAGGATGAGCCGCCATGAATACATCAGTGCTCCGGCAGAGGAACAGGATCCCCAGCGTGACCGGGTGTCGCGCAGCGTGAGGCGCGAGAAGGGCTGCCCGAGCTGCGCGGCATAGTCATCTGAAGCCGCCGCCAAATGGTCGCGAGCTAGTTCCTTGAGATAACGCTCAAGGGATTTTGCCGGTCGTTTTCCCCCTACTAGAAGCTCTTCACCGACAATGCGAACACCGCGAGCGTGCCCTTGTGCAACGCGCAACGCGCGGCCCGCCACCGGTAGGACTGTACCAAAGCTCACTGCGACCACCTCGGGCTGACGCGACAGGTGGCCACGGATCCAGCCCTCCTTTTCAGCGGCAAAATCCAGCGCCTCCCGCTCTGGCAGGCTTTTGGGCAAGGTCAGCGTCACCCGGCCATCCAGGGATGAGACGCGCAGGCTGATCCGCCGCGCACGGGCCGAGCGCCGCAGGATCAGCGGCACCGGCGGATCTCCTGGCAGGTGATGGGCGCTCATTGGCTCTCCTTTGGGGCAAAGGCTTTGACAGTACATCCCTCATATGGCAAGGCACCTGAATCGTCGATACGACTCACCAGTAAATCAAGGGGATCCACATGCCCAAGGAAGAATGGGGTGTAAAGCGCGTTTGCCCGACCACCGGAAAACGCTTTTATGACCTGAACAAGGACCCGATCGTCAGCCCCTACACGGGCGAGGTCGTTGCGCTCGACACCGGCAAGAGCCGCATGATCGAGGCCGACTCCGAAGATGCGGCCACGCTCAAGGCCAAGGAGAACACCGACGGTGATGATGTCGTTCTGGAGGATGACGAGGACGTCGATCTGGATCTGGGCGATGATGTTCTGGACGATGACGATGACGACAACGTCTCGCTGGACGAAATCGCGGACGTCGCATCCGAAGACGACGACTCCTGATGTCGCGGCGGCTGGAGGGCATAAAATGCCCTCCTTCAGTCGGCGTACAGGCCGCCTGAGACACTCTTCAAAGCCGAATAGCCGTGACCGGAAAAATCTCCAAATGATGATGCATTTTGCTCTTGCAGCCTGCGCCATCGTCCCTTAAATGACCTCTCACACCGACCGGGCAGCACTTGGTTGGGTGGAAATGGGGCCTTAGCTCAGTTGGGAGAGCGCTTGCATGGCATGCAAGAGGTCAGGGGTTCGACTCCCCTAGGCTCCACCAAAATCTTCTTTACATATATGCGCTTGAGAGCTGGTGAGGCGCGGTGTCTCTGGTTATCTGCCTGGTTTTGCAGCTCGGGTAGCTGGCTATGTGTCCCGGATGCTCGCTTTTTGTGCATCTACTGCAGTCCACTACCTGGTTCGTGGGGCGGTCCACGGGCCAACCTACGCCGTTCTTGTTGTGCGCAGTGTTTGGTGATACACTTCAAACGGGTGGTGGGTCCATGCCTTTGGAGGCGCCATGTGGTACCGTATCGATCATCAGAATGTTTTGCGTGAAGTCAGTTCAGACTGGGATGACTTTGCAGTAGAGACTCGCTCATCAGATGCCTGCCAATATAGGGTCATCAACAGGCCGCTTTTGGGGTTCGTTTCGGACATTGCGACGCGATCGTTTCTCAACGCTCTATTCTTTAATGTCAGGGAGACAGCATCCCCCATCGCGCTATCCTACCGTTGCGATGGGCCTGATATCAGGCGCTTGTTTGAAATGATCATCGAGCCGACGTCAGAGAGCGGGCTCATGGTCCGTCATGAGCCGGTTGCGATCACACAGGGTTCGTCAGTCCTGCGCATCCCGTCCCCCAAAGCAACATGTCAATGCACTCAGTGCCTGCGTTACCATGTAAGCGGTGACTGGATTGAGGGTATCTTGACGGATCCCGGGCCTGGAACCCTGATCCCCCGACGGATTTGCTTTGACTGCCGTAAGGCAGCCATGGACGCAATTTCTGGATCGCAAACCGTCAGAGCGCTGGCTGGCTGACTTCTGAGTTGCACCGGGGTTGAAACGCTTATCGCTTGGGGCTATACGCCCCCGGTGGCCTTGCGCCGCAGAATCAAAACCAAGAAACGCCGAGTCTGCCTCATCACGCTTCGCGGGGCACGTCCGGCTTTAGGAGAAGCGATATGAAACTCAACGAACTGCGCGATAATCCAGGCGCCGCGAAGAAACGCACCCGTGTTGGCCGTGGCCCCGGCTCCGGCAAGGGTAAGATGGGTGGCCGTGGTATCAAAGGTCAGAAATCCCGTTCGGGTGTGGCCATCAACGGCTACGAAGGCGGCCAGATGCCGCTGTACCAGCGTCTGCCGAAGCGCGGCTTCAACAAGCCGAACCGCAAGGCATTTGCTGTTGTGAACCTCGGCCTGATCCAGAAATTCATCGACGCAGGCAAGCTGGACGCCGCAACCATCACCGAAGATTCGCTGATCGAATCCGGCCTGGTGCGCCGCAAGAAGGACGGTATCCGCATTCTTGCCAAGGGTGAGTTTTCTGCCAAGTCCAACATCACTGTCACCGGCGCCTCCAAGGCTGCTGTCGAGGCAGTTGAAAAGGCGGGCGGCACCCTGACCGTGGCAACAGCAGCTGCAGCTGAGTAACGGCTTGTGAGCGGCGCCGATGCCGCTTACATAGGTCATCAGTTTTCCCATACGCCGTCCGAGCCGGAAAACGGTCCGGGCGGCGTTTTCGCAAAAAGAGACCCATTTCATGGTATCAGCAGCAGAACAAATGGCGGCGAACACCAGCTGGTCCGCACTGGGCAAGGCAACGGATTTGCGCAATCGCATCCTGTTCACCCT
It encodes:
- a CDS encoding aminotransferase family protein, which gives rise to MDGTFNENDLSRVVDADKAHVWHHLIQHKPFETTDPRIIVEGKGMRVWDQNGKEWLDAVSGGVWTVNVGYGREEICKAVYDQLMKLCYFAQSAGSIPGSLYAEKLIEKMPGMSRVYYCNSGSEANEKAFKMVRQIAHKKYGGKKNKILYRDRDYHGSTLAAMSAGGQDERNAQYGPFAPGFVRVPHCMEYRKHELGLEHLSGREFGIAAANLIEEVILREGPDTVGALCLEPVTAGGGVIEAPEGYWERVQEICKQYDILLHIDEVVCGIGRTGTWFGYQHYGIQPDFVTMAKGVASGYAAIACMVTTEEVFEMFKDDAADPLNYFRDISTFGGCTAGPAAALVNMQIIEDEGLLENCTAMGERMMSNLKALQEKHSVIGDVRGKGLFLGAELVTDRETKEPVDEKQAQAVVAEVGAQGVIIGVTNRSVPGKNNTLCFSPALIATAEDIDAITNAVDVALTKVFG
- a CDS encoding aspartate aminotransferase family protein, with the translated sequence MSHVFPRHTKAQLPTAIGGEGCYLIDSTGKRYFDGSGGAAVSCLGHSDAAVISAVQEQVGKLAFAHTGFMTSEPAEALADLLIANAPGDLDRVYFVSGGSEATEAAIKLARQYFLEKGEPGRRHLIARRQSYHGNTLGALAAGGNAWRRQQFDPLLIGVSHIAPCYEYVDRAEGESSFDYGQRVANELEAEILRLGPETVMAFMAEPVVGATSGAVPAVEGYFKRIREICDQYGVLLILDEVMCGMGRTGHLFACDADGVAPDILCIAKGLGAGYQPIGAMLCTRQIYEAIEGGSGFFQHGHTYIGHPVATAAGLAVANQMLERDLIARCAAMGERLQSALEDRFGQHAHVGDIRGRGLFRGIELVQDRDSKAPFDPARGLAAKIKKAAFEAGLICYPMSGTRDGRNGDHILLAPPFIISDDQITEVIDKLETAINASLPQG
- a CDS encoding ArsR/SmtB family transcription factor, yielding MQWEEAAGGFAAMGSEARLKVLRCLIRAGHAGLMVQDIQERTGIAPSTLAHHLKFLSGAGVVVQEKMGRATLNRADFNRLRDLADFILSECCSDQQREAANDG
- the rplO gene encoding 50S ribosomal protein L15 — encoded protein: MKLNELRDNPGAAKKRTRVGRGPGSGKGKMGGRGIKGQKSRSGVAINGYEGGQMPLYQRLPKRGFNKPNRKAFAVVNLGLIQKFIDAGKLDAATITEDSLIESGLVRRKKDGIRILAKGEFSAKSNITVTGASKAAVEAVEKAGGTLTVATAAAAE
- a CDS encoding GNAT family N-acetyltransferase, which encodes MPIDLWMTPTELHSRTVSLVPLAQSHAADLSEAAADGDLHRLWYTSVPTPEQVPAEIDRRLGLLDAGAMVPFAVLDSAGRAVGMTTYMNIDHGNRRVEIGSTWYRQSVQRTGLNTACKLLMLPHAFGACDAIAVEFRTHRLNRQSRAAIERLGARLDGILRAHMILPNGTIRDTAVYSVTAADWPTVQANLEFMAYR
- a CDS encoding 3-keto-5-aminohexanoate cleavage protein, translating into MVEYNLMVAPNGARRGKPDHAALPVTLEDTVKTAAACHALGAAALHLHVRDDDGRHSLDAGRYREALQALGRAVPEMAVQITTESAGVYAPEDQLNCLEQLRPKAASVSVREMARDEKIAARAYALCREARTQVQHILYGFSCVQQLKAWYKDGTVPSDMRDAIFVLGQYGPPVLAEPEHLPGFLNATADLGLNWTVCAFGRKEHACLLAAVAAGGNVRLGFENNVETPDGALLKDNAASVAAFVTAAKAAGHSLKEG
- a CDS encoding GntR family transcriptional regulator translates to MTLSTRSTSEQLSSAHDRVYRTLRTRIMHGEIAPGEALTLRGIGHEFDVSMTPAREAVRRLVAEGALFLSSSGRVSTPELSNERIEELAALRSLLEVELSSRALPRAHMALIDRLQAINATVAEMVSKRDAVGYIRTNLEFHRTLYLRAQAPAMLAMAETVWLQLGPTMRALYGRLRRTEPPQNHKLIIAALKAGDEPGLRLAVRSDVTQGLKLLVA
- a CDS encoding PLP-dependent aminotransferase family protein, whose amino-acid sequence is MAISVDTFFLNPDAQGTLQAQIQEMIAEGVLSGRFRVGEKLPSSRKLASHLGISRITVTLAYTELLANDYLTSRGRSGYYVSENAPIPPSYAPSQSAGDSVDWSQAIVRGFTGGDTPRKPHDWRSYRYPFIYGQADPALFDHANWRLCALRALGQKDFSALTNDYFDQDDPLLIEYIARHTLPRRGVTARPEQILITLGAQNALWLAIQLLLNRGRKAAIEDPTYYTLRDQLGHVRCQMDCIPVDKDGLPPEAISEDTNVIFCTPSHQSPTTATMPMERRKALLNRAREIDAVIVEDDYEFEMSFLGAPSPALKSLDRDGRVIYIGSFSKSLFPGLRLGYLVGSESFIRQARALRASVLRHPPGHMQRTVAYFLSLGHYDSQIRRMAKELHNRRLVIEEAVATHGLSISGGGVYGGSSLWMRAPDGTDTAAAARQLKEKSVIIEPGAPFFSPEHRQHNFYRLGYSSIPANRIEPGLALLAQGLKQT
- a CDS encoding permease, with product MADLTQNPTVSRQALRWIKTPWTVSAVLLLAVALLHPENIETVVLFAVNALLHTGRYILFAVLLLSYLKATGAETMVARAFEGREVRMILLAAVFGGLAPFCSCEVIPFIAGLLALGAPLSAVMAFWLSSPLIDPPTLLITAGALGWPFAFGKAVAAVGLGLFGGFAIKALMGRGVFANPLKQVQKSSCCGCGAPKLDSKPVWAFWREAERRQTFRAEFVTNGLFLLKWLALAYVLEALLVSYVPAETIAGIVGGEGVGTIAIAALVGMPAYLNSYVAPPLLAGLMEQGMSAGAAMAFMIAGAVSSIPAMAAVWSLVKPQVFATYLALGVSGAILSGILFQML
- a CDS encoding TIGR02300 family protein, coding for MPKEEWGVKRVCPTTGKRFYDLNKDPIVSPYTGEVVALDTGKSRMIEADSEDAATLKAKENTDGDDVVLEDDEDVDLDLGDDVLDDDDDDNVSLDEIADVASEDDDS
- a CDS encoding M48 family metallopeptidase, giving the protein MSAHHLPGDPPVPLILRRSARARRISLRVSSLDGRVTLTLPKSLPEREALDFAAEKEGWIRGHLSRQPEVVAVSFGTVLPVAGRALRVAQGHARGVRIVGEELLVGGKRPAKSLERYLKELARDHLAAASDDYAAQLGQPFSRLTLRDTRSRWGSCSSAGALMYSWRLILAPPEVLRYVAAHEVAHLQEMNHAPAFWSLVHTLYGDYRAPRDWLRKNGSQLHRYIFTD